One Tessaracoccus lacteus DNA window includes the following coding sequences:
- the dxs gene encoding 1-deoxy-D-xylulose-5-phosphate synthase has translation MSLLESISSPRDLRALSRRQLEQLADEIRSFLITKVSRTGGHLGPNLGVVELTMAIHKVFDSPRDPIIFDTGHQSYVHKILTGRAAQFDNLRQRGGLSGYPEPAESEHDWVANSHASTALSWAEGMAKGFRLSGEERTVVAVAGDGALTGGMAWEALNDIADNDDLRLVIIVNDNGRSYTPTVGGLANHLAGLRTDHRYEQTLSLIKRSVMRMPIFGRPVYDLMHGFKTGVKDVLAPQSMFSDLGIKYTGPIDGHDITALTNHLEQARQYPGPVIVHCVTRKGRGFLAAEQNEEDRFHAVGKINEFTGEPLSASVQATWTDAFAEAMVRLGQRRRDVVAITAAMLNPVGLGRFAAAFPERIFDVGIAEQHAITSAAGMARTGLHPVVALYATFLNRAFDQVLMDAALHRVGITIALDRAGVTGSDGPSHNGMWDMAMLGIVPGLQLAAPRDQARLVDALDRAVDVDDAVTVVRYSKERLPDELPAVAHHGEALDRVDVLHHGEDATVLIVAIGQFAGLGLAVADRLCSQGITATVVDPLWALPVSGTLVGLASSHDLVVTLEDGLIDGGVGERVEAALRRIGVPSRVLAFGVPKQFLSQGSRDEVLDEIGLTAPKITLAVLDAVLGADDASGVSRQRSA, from the coding sequence ATGTCGTTGTTGGAGTCGATCAGCAGTCCCCGTGACCTGCGGGCGCTGTCCCGGCGTCAGCTGGAACAGCTCGCCGACGAGATCCGCTCCTTCCTGATCACCAAGGTCAGCCGGACGGGAGGGCACCTCGGGCCCAACCTCGGCGTCGTCGAGCTGACCATGGCCATCCATAAGGTGTTCGACTCGCCGCGCGACCCGATCATCTTCGACACCGGTCACCAGAGCTACGTCCACAAGATCCTCACCGGGCGCGCCGCGCAGTTCGACAACCTGCGTCAGCGTGGCGGCCTGTCGGGTTACCCCGAGCCGGCTGAGTCGGAGCACGACTGGGTGGCCAACTCCCACGCATCCACCGCGCTGAGCTGGGCGGAGGGCATGGCCAAGGGGTTCAGGCTGAGCGGCGAGGAACGCACGGTCGTCGCGGTCGCGGGCGACGGCGCCCTGACCGGGGGCATGGCCTGGGAGGCGCTCAACGACATCGCCGACAACGACGACCTGAGGCTCGTCATCATCGTCAACGACAACGGTCGCTCCTACACACCGACGGTGGGCGGGTTGGCGAACCACCTGGCAGGCCTGCGCACCGACCATCGCTACGAGCAGACGCTGTCGCTCATCAAGCGCTCGGTGATGCGGATGCCGATCTTCGGCCGCCCCGTCTACGACCTGATGCACGGGTTCAAGACGGGCGTGAAGGACGTCCTGGCGCCGCAGTCGATGTTCTCCGACCTGGGCATCAAGTACACCGGCCCCATCGACGGGCATGACATCACGGCGCTCACAAACCACCTCGAGCAGGCCAGGCAGTATCCCGGTCCGGTCATCGTGCACTGCGTCACCCGCAAGGGGCGCGGGTTCCTTGCCGCGGAGCAGAACGAGGAGGACCGCTTCCACGCGGTCGGCAAGATCAACGAGTTCACCGGCGAGCCGCTGTCCGCCTCCGTGCAGGCCACCTGGACCGACGCGTTCGCCGAGGCCATGGTGCGGCTCGGTCAGAGGCGTCGCGACGTCGTCGCCATCACCGCGGCCATGCTGAACCCCGTAGGGCTGGGCCGCTTCGCAGCGGCCTTCCCTGAGCGCATCTTCGACGTGGGCATCGCCGAGCAGCACGCCATCACGTCGGCCGCCGGCATGGCGAGGACGGGGCTGCACCCCGTTGTCGCGCTGTACGCCACCTTCCTCAACCGCGCCTTCGACCAGGTGCTGATGGACGCTGCGCTGCACCGGGTCGGCATCACCATCGCACTCGACCGCGCCGGCGTCACCGGCTCCGACGGCCCAAGCCACAACGGGATGTGGGACATGGCGATGCTCGGCATTGTGCCGGGGTTGCAGCTCGCGGCCCCTCGCGACCAGGCCCGCCTCGTCGACGCACTCGACCGCGCGGTCGACGTCGACGACGCCGTGACGGTCGTGCGCTACTCCAAGGAACGGCTCCCCGACGAACTGCCGGCCGTCGCACATCATGGGGAGGCGCTTGACCGCGTCGACGTTCTGCACCACGGTGAGGACGCGACGGTCCTCATCGTCGCCATCGGACAGTTCGCCGGGCTCGGGCTGGCCGTGGCCGACAGGCTCTGCAGCCAGGGCATCACCGCCACGGTCGTCGACCCGCTCTGGGCGCTGCCCGTCAGCGGCACACTGGTCGGGCTCGCGTCGTCCCACGACCTGGTCGTCACGCTCGAGGACGGGCTGATCGACGGCGGCGTCGGGGAGCGCGTGGAGGCGGCTCTGCGCAGGATCGGCGTCCCGAGCCGGGTGCTGGCCTTCGGTGTGCCGAAGCAGTTCCTCAGCCAGGGCTCCCGCGATGAGGTCCTGGACGAGATCGGTCTGACGGCGCCGAAGATCACCCTCGCGGTGCTCGACGCCGTCCTCGGTGCCGACGACGCCAGCGGCGTCTCCCGGCAGCGCTCGGCCTGA
- a CDS encoding HRDC domain-containing protein, producing MSYIESSREPLRPVVSTADDFDRCLVSMADATGPVAFDTERAHGHRYWPKAYLLQIRREGAGTWLIDPVAFEGTRTDLSDLVTACRDATWLIHAASQDLPCMTELGIVPPSVFDTELAARLLGKPGAGLGPLLEGELGIQLRKAHSADNWSRRPLPEAWLIYAALDVDYLIELAETLSTQLEATGRLEWALQESAEELVRYTAPPVPRVDPWRRLKEITTLKTVRQLAVARALWEARDAIAQRRDRPPGWILPDSAIIEAASRSRDEIPTRESLRRVSAFAGTPGARWMNDWLRALDDLRDAPESTYPPRRVRTTGIPQPRTWERINPDAARRWSLVRPLVEELACDLGGLQASLIAPPQVLQEALFTEAHPSADDLTRLGARPWQVEFLAPLIDQALGA from the coding sequence ATGAGCTACATCGAATCCTCCCGCGAGCCTCTGCGGCCCGTCGTCTCGACGGCCGACGACTTCGACCGTTGCCTCGTCTCGATGGCCGACGCGACGGGCCCCGTAGCGTTCGACACCGAACGCGCCCACGGCCACCGCTACTGGCCCAAGGCCTATCTTCTGCAGATCCGCCGCGAGGGGGCGGGGACCTGGCTGATCGACCCCGTCGCTTTCGAGGGCACCCGCACCGACCTCTCCGACCTCGTCACAGCCTGCCGCGACGCCACCTGGCTGATCCACGCGGCCAGCCAGGACCTGCCGTGCATGACGGAACTCGGCATCGTGCCTCCCAGCGTCTTCGACACCGAACTCGCCGCCCGACTCCTCGGCAAGCCCGGGGCCGGCCTCGGCCCGCTGCTCGAGGGGGAACTCGGCATCCAGCTCCGGAAGGCCCACTCTGCTGACAACTGGTCACGCCGACCGCTGCCGGAGGCGTGGCTCATCTACGCCGCCCTCGACGTCGACTACCTGATCGAGCTGGCCGAGACTCTTTCGACGCAGCTCGAAGCGACGGGACGCCTCGAGTGGGCGCTGCAGGAGAGCGCAGAGGAACTCGTGCGCTACACGGCACCCCCGGTCCCGCGCGTCGATCCCTGGCGTCGCCTCAAGGAGATCACCACACTGAAGACAGTCCGACAGCTGGCGGTCGCCCGGGCCCTGTGGGAGGCACGGGACGCGATCGCGCAGCGGCGAGACCGCCCCCCTGGTTGGATCCTCCCGGACTCCGCGATCATCGAGGCGGCCTCCCGCTCGCGCGACGAGATCCCGACGCGGGAGTCGCTGCGCCGGGTCTCCGCCTTCGCCGGAACACCGGGCGCCAGGTGGATGAACGACTGGCTTCGCGCCCTCGACGACCTGCGCGACGCCCCCGAGTCGACGTACCCTCCGCGCCGGGTCAGGACGACGGGCATCCCGCAGCCCAGGACCTGGGAACGGATCAATCCGGACGCCGCCCGGCGATGGTCTCTGGTCCGGCCACTGGTCGAGGAGCTGGCCTGCGATCTCGGTGGCCTGCAGGCGAGCCTGATCGCTCCCCCGCAGGTGCTGCAGGAGGCCCTCTTCACCGAGGCGCATCCGAGCGCCGACGACCTGACGCGGCTGGGCGCCCGCCCCTGGCAGGTGGAGTTCCTCGCACCGTTGATCGACCAGGCGCTCGGCGCCTGA
- a CDS encoding DUF3000 domain-containing protein, protein MAANVTSLVPEGFARALTELRDMHWRGDLRIDEIGSPQRIAPHSVAIAGELTGPDDPLATGRLILLHDPLGNQAWGGTFRLVTYVRAEVDLEMVVDPLLPDVAWSWFTDALQTHDCSADALAGTVTASYGRGFGEMTDADRAEVELRSSWTPGLDPNHPLTPHLEAWQELLLMVAGEPPLPPDIAAFPTGRRS, encoded by the coding sequence GTGGCAGCCAACGTGACAAGCCTCGTCCCCGAGGGCTTCGCCCGCGCTCTCACCGAGCTGCGGGACATGCACTGGCGAGGCGACCTCCGCATCGACGAGATCGGCTCTCCGCAGCGCATCGCGCCCCACTCCGTCGCGATCGCCGGCGAGCTCACAGGGCCGGACGACCCGCTGGCCACCGGGCGGCTCATCCTGTTGCATGACCCGCTCGGCAACCAGGCATGGGGAGGCACGTTCCGACTCGTCACCTACGTCCGGGCCGAGGTCGACCTCGAGATGGTCGTGGACCCTCTGCTGCCCGACGTCGCCTGGTCGTGGTTCACCGACGCCCTGCAGACGCACGACTGCTCGGCCGATGCGTTGGCCGGCACCGTCACCGCGTCGTACGGCCGCGGTTTCGGCGAGATGACCGACGCCGACCGGGCCGAGGTCGAGCTGCGCAGTTCCTGGACGCCGGGACTCGATCCGAATCACCCTCTCACACCGCACCTGGAGGCCTGGCAGGAGCTTCTGCTGATGGTCGCCGGAGAACCACCACTGCCGCCCGACATCGCGGCCTTCCCGACGGGGCGCCGCTCATGA
- the msrB gene encoding peptide-methionine (R)-S-oxide reductase MsrB → MTEEYMPKLTRPDSQWREQLSQLEYQVLRQGGTEAPFTGEYTDTVDEGVYECRACGAELFRSTTKFASHCGWPSFFAPLAEDRVRYLRDDSLPGRVRTEVRCAACDSHLGHVFEGEGYETPTDLRYCINSVSLCLRRD, encoded by the coding sequence ATGACCGAGGAGTACATGCCGAAGCTCACCAGGCCGGACAGTCAGTGGCGTGAACAACTGAGCCAGCTCGAGTACCAGGTGCTCCGCCAGGGCGGCACCGAGGCGCCGTTCACGGGTGAGTACACCGACACCGTCGACGAGGGCGTCTACGAATGCCGAGCCTGCGGCGCGGAGCTGTTCCGCAGCACCACGAAGTTCGCGTCGCACTGCGGTTGGCCGAGCTTCTTCGCGCCGCTCGCCGAGGACCGCGTCCGCTACCTGCGCGACGACTCGCTCCCCGGCCGTGTCCGCACAGAGGTCCGCTGCGCCGCCTGCGACTCCCACCTCGGTCACGTCTTCGAGGGCGAGGGCTACGAGACCCCCACCGATCTGCGGTACTGCATCAACTCCGTGTCGCTGTGCCTTCGGCGCGACTGA
- a CDS encoding sirohydrochlorin chelatase, translated as MTAPAIVLVTSGPEEPGVAETLTTIVTSLRHARRDLKVHIGRVDGEPSISDILAGLASRDVAEAVLVPLDLVSAASHDERLATLVHSPDIRVAVSRPIGPASELLNILDGRVREALHRNGALEIDGLVLAAPAHGDLRGTSLLGRRARQWAAHHRLPVQLATDDGDGRATATAVASLRAQGRRHITVAAMYLTPTVQYHTMAHAGARAGAIAVTAPIGDSEQLRLLILARYAFGAMELLDGTPTQLPLESDDDEDA; from the coding sequence ATGACAGCACCTGCCATCGTGCTCGTGACCTCCGGCCCTGAAGAGCCCGGCGTCGCCGAGACCCTCACCACCATCGTCACGTCACTGCGCCATGCGCGTCGAGACCTGAAGGTGCATATCGGGCGCGTCGACGGCGAGCCCAGCATCTCCGACATCCTGGCGGGCCTCGCTAGCCGCGACGTCGCCGAGGCGGTCCTCGTCCCGCTCGACCTCGTGTCCGCGGCCAGCCACGACGAACGCCTCGCCACACTGGTGCACTCCCCTGACATCCGGGTGGCCGTGTCACGCCCCATCGGGCCGGCCAGCGAACTCCTGAACATCCTCGACGGGCGGGTGCGGGAGGCGCTGCACCGCAACGGGGCGCTCGAGATCGACGGGCTCGTGCTCGCGGCCCCGGCCCACGGAGACCTGCGCGGCACGTCCCTGCTCGGCCGCCGCGCACGGCAGTGGGCCGCGCATCACCGCCTGCCCGTGCAGCTGGCCACCGACGACGGCGACGGTCGAGCGACCGCGACGGCAGTCGCGTCGCTGCGCGCCCAGGGCCGCCGGCACATCACCGTGGCAGCCATGTACCTCACACCCACGGTGCAGTACCACACGATGGCACACGCGGGCGCCCGCGCCGGCGCGATCGCGGTGACCGCGCCCATCGGCGATTCCGAGCAGCTGAGGCTGCTGATCCTGGCACGGTACGCGTTCGGCGCCATGGAACTGCTCGACGGAACCCCGACGCAGCTGCCGCTCGAGTCGGACGACGACGAGGACGCGTGA
- a CDS encoding EamA family transporter, with protein MARVAAHPVGLVLIAIASVQFGAALAKGVFDEASPWTLAFLRAAVASVVLLAIARPRLRGRGGRDWLLVVAYGLSLSGMNLAIYLSFERIPIGVAVTLEFIGPLALAVIGSRRLIDLLWVALAAGGVVLLGAFGAELDPVGVAFALLAGVLWACYIALAGPLGTRWAGVEGLAVGSSLGALTLAGPVLAMGGVGLGSAHVLVVGTAVALLSSVVPYALELNARRTIRASTFSILMSLEPAAAAVFAWLVLGEVLGYTELTAMAAVVAASVGAVRTAGRRGHGTQAAGNAGAQGA; from the coding sequence ATGGCACGAGTAGCGGCGCACCCCGTGGGGCTGGTCCTCATCGCGATCGCGTCGGTGCAGTTCGGAGCCGCGCTGGCCAAGGGTGTCTTCGACGAGGCCTCGCCCTGGACGCTGGCCTTCCTCCGAGCCGCGGTCGCCAGCGTCGTGCTGCTCGCCATCGCCCGGCCCCGCCTCCGCGGGCGCGGCGGGCGGGACTGGCTGCTCGTCGTCGCCTACGGGCTGTCCCTCTCTGGGATGAACCTGGCGATCTACCTGAGCTTCGAGAGGATTCCGATCGGCGTCGCAGTCACGCTGGAGTTCATCGGCCCCCTCGCGCTGGCAGTGATCGGATCCCGACGGCTGATCGATCTTCTGTGGGTCGCGCTGGCGGCGGGCGGGGTCGTGCTGCTCGGGGCATTCGGGGCGGAACTGGACCCCGTCGGCGTCGCGTTCGCGCTCCTCGCGGGGGTGCTGTGGGCCTGCTACATCGCGCTGGCCGGGCCGCTGGGCACCCGGTGGGCCGGGGTGGAGGGGCTGGCGGTCGGCAGCAGCCTGGGTGCGCTGACTCTCGCCGGCCCCGTACTCGCGATGGGCGGCGTCGGGCTGGGCAGCGCTCACGTGCTGGTGGTGGGAACCGCGGTCGCGCTGCTCAGCAGCGTCGTGCCCTACGCACTGGAGCTCAACGCGCGGCGCACGATCAGGGCATCGACGTTCTCGATCCTCATGAGCCTCGAGCCCGCGGCCGCGGCCGTGTTCGCGTGGCTGGTGCTCGGTGAGGTGCTGGGATATACAGAACTCACGGCGATGGCCGCCGTCGTCGCGGCATCGGTGGGAGCGGTCCGGACGGCCGGAAGGAGAGGTCATGGCACGCAGGCAGCAGGGAACGCCGGCGCTCAAGGCGCTTGA
- the ybaK gene encoding Cys-tRNA(Pro) deacylase — translation MARRQQGTPALKALEAAGVEFVTHEYEHDPRADSFGLEAAEALGFPAARVFKTLLATNGQALVVGVVPVTGRLNLKSLAHAAGHKKLEMADPRLAERRTGMVVGGISPVGHQRRLPTVLDASAMSHDTILVSGGRRGLDVELAPGDLVRLTGATVADIAAG, via the coding sequence ATGGCACGCAGGCAGCAGGGAACGCCGGCGCTCAAGGCGCTTGAGGCGGCCGGCGTCGAGTTCGTCACACACGAGTACGAGCACGACCCCCGGGCCGACAGCTTCGGCCTCGAGGCCGCCGAGGCTCTCGGATTCCCCGCGGCCCGCGTGTTCAAGACGCTGCTCGCGACGAACGGCCAGGCGCTGGTGGTAGGCGTCGTGCCCGTCACGGGCAGGCTCAACCTCAAGTCGCTGGCGCACGCGGCGGGACACAAGAAGCTCGAGATGGCCGACCCCCGCCTGGCGGAGCGGAGGACCGGGATGGTCGTCGGGGGCATCAGCCCGGTCGGCCACCAGCGCCGGCTGCCCACCGTCTTGGACGCCTCCGCGATGTCACACGACACCATCCTCGTGTCCGGGGGACGGCGCGGGCTGGACGTCGAGCTCGCCCCCGGCGACCTAGTCAGGCTGACCGGGGCGACCGTCGCCGACATCGCCGCGGGGTAA
- a CDS encoding GNAT family N-acetyltransferase has translation MSDNDVTLTKNDTANRFELRVGENLVGLIDYRALASGAVDMFHTEIDPAYGGQGLGQRLAAFALADAREQGYQVVPSCPFIDRYLDRHPEDAELRA, from the coding sequence ATGAGCGACAACGACGTGACCCTGACCAAGAACGACACCGCCAACCGATTCGAGCTGCGCGTCGGCGAGAACCTCGTCGGCCTCATCGACTACCGCGCGCTCGCCAGCGGCGCCGTCGACATGTTCCACACCGAGATCGATCCTGCCTATGGCGGTCAGGGGCTGGGGCAGCGCCTCGCGGCGTTCGCGCTGGCCGACGCCCGCGAACAGGGCTACCAGGTGGTCCCCAGCTGCCCCTTCATCGACCGTTACCTCGACCGTCATCCCGAGGACGCCGAACTGCGCGCCTGA
- the thrS gene encoding threonine--tRNA ligase encodes MSGVITVRRHGNAEQVELTQTTTGLDIFGDDRTVVAMRVAGTTVDLQRELSDGDVVEPVLISEPEGLSILRHSAGHVTAQALQSLFVEAKLGIGPPITDGFYYDFQTSPLTPEDLRSLEKKMGQIVKEKQRFVRRVVTDDEARGELAEEPFKLELISDKSKASDDDGSSVEVGAGELTIYDNVRRDGSVAWKDLCRGPHVPNTGYLGNGWALTRTSAAYWRGDQANAGLQRVYGTAWASKDDLQAYKARLDEAAKRDHRKLGQELDLFSFHEIVGSGLPLFHPKGGVIKRAMEDYVRARHIEEGFDYVGTPHIAKEELFYTSGHLPYYAEGMFPPLLEDAERDEQGNVVRGGTAYRLKAMNCPMHNLIFSSRGRSYRELPLRFFEFGTVYRDEKSGVVQGLTRVRSITQDDSHSYVAKEQAPDEVRHLLRFILSLLHDFGLTDVALEVSTRDEDGKKKDKFIGSDEQWTEATAILQQIADESGLPVVPDPGGAAYYGPKISIQAKDAIGRIWQMSTIQYDFNQPERFHLEYTAPDGSRQQPVMIHSAKFGSIERFMGVLIEHYAGAFPAWLSPVQVVAVPVASEFDEYLAGVVEKLRAQGVRVHFDDSDDRFGKKIRNATKEKAPFILIAGGEDRDTGAVSFRYRDGSQHNGVPVDQAVADIVDFIASRSNASPSANA; translated from the coding sequence ATGAGTGGAGTCATCACCGTCCGTCGTCACGGCAACGCGGAACAGGTGGAACTGACTCAGACCACCACGGGGCTCGACATCTTCGGCGACGACCGCACGGTTGTCGCGATGCGCGTGGCCGGGACGACCGTCGACCTGCAGCGCGAACTGAGCGACGGAGACGTCGTCGAGCCGGTCCTGATCAGCGAGCCCGAGGGACTCTCGATCCTGCGCCACTCTGCCGGCCACGTCACCGCCCAGGCCCTCCAGTCCCTGTTCGTGGAGGCGAAGCTCGGCATCGGTCCGCCCATCACCGACGGCTTCTACTACGACTTCCAGACCTCGCCGCTGACCCCCGAGGACCTCAGGTCGCTCGAGAAGAAGATGGGTCAGATCGTCAAGGAGAAGCAACGCTTCGTGCGCCGCGTTGTCACCGACGACGAGGCCCGCGGCGAGCTTGCGGAGGAGCCGTTCAAGCTCGAGTTGATCAGCGACAAGTCGAAGGCATCCGACGACGACGGCTCCTCCGTCGAGGTGGGCGCGGGCGAGCTGACCATCTACGACAATGTCCGCCGCGACGGCAGCGTCGCGTGGAAGGACCTGTGCCGCGGCCCCCACGTCCCTAACACCGGCTACCTCGGTAACGGCTGGGCACTGACGCGCACGTCCGCCGCCTACTGGCGCGGCGACCAGGCCAACGCCGGGCTGCAGCGCGTCTACGGCACCGCCTGGGCGAGCAAGGACGACCTGCAGGCCTACAAGGCCCGCCTCGACGAGGCCGCGAAGCGCGACCACCGCAAGCTCGGCCAGGAACTCGACCTCTTTAGCTTCCACGAGATCGTCGGCTCCGGCCTGCCGCTGTTCCACCCCAAGGGCGGCGTCATCAAGCGCGCCATGGAGGACTACGTGCGCGCCCGCCACATCGAGGAGGGCTTCGACTACGTCGGGACCCCGCACATCGCCAAGGAGGAACTCTTCTACACCTCCGGGCACCTCCCGTACTACGCCGAGGGCATGTTCCCGCCCCTCCTGGAGGACGCGGAGCGCGACGAGCAGGGCAACGTCGTCAGGGGCGGCACCGCCTACCGGCTGAAGGCCATGAACTGCCCGATGCACAACCTGATCTTCTCCTCGCGCGGGCGCTCCTACCGCGAGCTGCCGCTGCGGTTCTTCGAGTTCGGCACCGTGTACCGGGACGAGAAGTCCGGCGTGGTGCAGGGACTCACCCGCGTCCGCTCCATCACGCAGGACGACTCCCACAGCTACGTCGCCAAGGAGCAGGCCCCCGACGAGGTCCGCCACCTGCTGCGCTTCATCCTGTCGCTGCTCCACGACTTCGGGCTCACCGACGTCGCGCTCGAGGTCTCGACCCGCGACGAGGACGGCAAGAAGAAGGACAAGTTCATCGGCTCCGACGAGCAGTGGACCGAGGCGACGGCCATCCTGCAGCAGATCGCCGACGAGTCCGGCCTCCCCGTCGTCCCCGACCCGGGCGGCGCCGCCTACTACGGCCCGAAGATCTCGATCCAGGCGAAGGACGCCATCGGGCGCATCTGGCAGATGTCGACCATCCAGTACGACTTCAACCAGCCCGAGCGCTTCCACCTCGAGTACACGGCCCCCGACGGCTCCCGCCAGCAGCCCGTCATGATCCACTCGGCCAAGTTCGGCTCGATCGAGCGGTTCATGGGCGTGCTGATCGAGCACTACGCCGGCGCGTTCCCGGCCTGGCTCTCGCCCGTCCAGGTCGTTGCGGTGCCCGTCGCGTCCGAGTTCGACGAGTACCTCGCGGGCGTGGTCGAGAAGCTGCGCGCGCAGGGTGTGCGCGTCCACTTCGACGACTCGGACGACCGGTTCGGCAAGAAGATCCGCAACGCGACGAAGGAGAAGGCCCCCTTCATCCTCATCGCCGGCGGCGAGGACCGCGACACCGGTGCCGTCTCCTTCCGCTACCGCGACGGCTCGCAGCACAACGGCGTCCCCGTCGATCAGGCGGTCGCCGACATCGTCGACTTCATCGCGTCGCGGTCCAACGCCTCGCCGTCGGCGAATGCCTGA
- a CDS encoding HIT family protein: MPEIEDAASLPGVPDAFQRLWTPHRMVYINGEGKPKDAAQCPFCSSPGRDDADGLVVHRGEHAFVVMNLFPYSPGHLLVCPYRHVADYTDLTTDETREVAELTQQAMRVVRRVSGPDGFNLGMNQGAVAGAGISMHLHQHVVPRWGGDMNFLPIVAQTRAVPQLLGDARQLLADAWRE; this comes from the coding sequence ATGCCTGAGATCGAGGACGCGGCCTCCCTCCCCGGGGTCCCGGATGCCTTCCAACGTCTGTGGACCCCGCACCGCATGGTCTATATCAATGGTGAGGGTAAGCCGAAGGACGCGGCGCAGTGCCCGTTCTGCTCCTCGCCGGGGCGCGACGACGCTGACGGGCTGGTCGTGCACCGCGGGGAACACGCGTTCGTCGTGATGAACCTGTTCCCGTACTCACCCGGCCACCTGCTGGTGTGCCCGTACCGACACGTCGCCGACTACACGGACCTCACGACCGACGAGACCCGTGAGGTCGCCGAACTCACGCAGCAGGCGATGCGGGTCGTGCGGCGCGTGTCTGGTCCCGACGGCTTCAACCTCGGCATGAATCAGGGGGCCGTCGCCGGGGCGGGCATCTCGATGCACCTGCACCAGCATGTGGTGCCGCGCTGGGGTGGGGACATGAACTTCCTACCGATAGTCGCCCAGACCCGGGCCGTTCCGCAGTTGCTCGGCGACGCCAGGCAGCTGCTGGCCGACGCTTGGCGGGAGTGA
- a CDS encoding LpxL/LpxP family acyltransferase, with protein sequence MGLTGVAWAVGGRIPRRVGDGLARVLSAPLALLPLPGVEAWADTVATATGRRPGLRRRRRLLENWLRNTLWSLSLERWSDADVLAVADIPDVDVVGLRESLAGPGLVLALPHMGSWDLAGAWCARVGIKVVSVAERLPDGLFERFRDARAAMGMDIYAVDQPDLMRLLARDVADRRVVCLLSDRDLSSRGVAVAWPRGGARLSVPAGAALLARRTGADLRVVSTRFDGARLRIRVSAPVRGDTLEAVLTGMVAGFAAAVEDSPEDWLMLRRAFA encoded by the coding sequence GTGGGCCTGACCGGCGTCGCCTGGGCGGTCGGCGGCAGGATCCCGCGGCGCGTCGGCGATGGGCTCGCGCGTGTCCTCTCCGCCCCGCTGGCGCTGCTGCCGCTGCCGGGCGTCGAGGCCTGGGCGGACACGGTCGCCACCGCCACCGGACGTCGGCCGGGGCTGCGCCGGCGCAGGAGGCTGCTGGAGAACTGGCTGCGCAACACGCTGTGGTCGCTGAGCCTGGAGCGGTGGAGCGACGCCGACGTGCTTGCCGTCGCCGACATCCCCGACGTTGACGTCGTCGGTCTGCGCGAGTCGCTGGCCGGCCCCGGGCTGGTGCTTGCCCTTCCCCACATGGGCTCGTGGGACCTGGCCGGCGCGTGGTGCGCCCGCGTCGGGATCAAGGTCGTCTCCGTCGCGGAGCGGCTGCCGGACGGCCTGTTCGAGCGGTTCCGTGACGCCAGGGCGGCGATGGGGATGGACATCTACGCCGTGGACCAGCCGGACCTGATGCGTCTCCTCGCCCGCGATGTCGCCGACCGACGGGTGGTTTGCCTGCTCAGCGACCGCGACCTCAGCTCGCGCGGGGTGGCCGTCGCCTGGCCGCGCGGTGGCGCCCGGCTCAGCGTCCCGGCCGGGGCGGCCCTCCTGGCGCGCCGCACGGGGGCCGACCTGCGGGTGGTCAGCACGCGCTTCGACGGCGCCCGGCTGCGCATACGGGTGTCCGCGCCCGTGCGCGGCGACACACTCGAGGCGGTGCTCACCGGCATGGTCGCCGGATTCGCCGCGGCTGTCGAGGACTCTCCGGAGGACTGGCTCATGCTCCGGCGGGCGTTCGCGTGA